The genomic window TCGTAGTTTTATCGGACGATTTCCAACATACTTACCTGTGTATTCATATGAAATCAGTGGACCAAATCAGAATGTTCAACGACAGTGATTATAGAACAGAATCATATAACAAGTTCTGACAAAAACAGTGAGATGAGATATCAAGATGAAGCAACACATCAAACAGAAACTAAAAACAAGGTGCTTACCATTCATTTCTTTTAAGGCTGCTGCTAGATCCGCAGGATTTAAGAAACTCACAAACCCATAACCCTTGGTTTTACCAGTCCGCTTATCTCTAATGACCTGTCATGGTAAATAAGACTCTTATTTTTCTGGTACGAGTTTGACCACAAAACTAACACTGAATACTTATCTTTGTGATTCGAGTAAGAATGATCCGTATGATCTAAGGTCAACCATGCTCTGTTCTGAACATActatgtgttttggtttgcAAATGCATCACAGTTGACTACAATCACATGACTAATGTTCTCAAATATATGTTCATAGGAAACCAGATATGAATAATCACTAAAGCCGAAAAGGAGGAGAGATATACACAGTTACCTTGGCCATATTGAAGGTGGGGAATCTAGCAAATGCTTTGGAAAGAACATCATCATTCACTTCGTTCCCAAGATCACCACAGAACAGACGATAGTCATCTGCCAAATGTTAGAAAGATATAAGAAATCTATTTTAAcaacagagaagaaaacatcTAAAATCCTACCTATGAACAACTATGATACCATCCCGTAAACTAAAACAACAATCAGCAAAAtcaagggaaagaagaagaaaaagacgaGCAGAGCTTACTTTCTGGCCATTCTGAAAGAGTAGGATCCTCCCAAGACTGTCCAGCAGCTTTACGAGGAATGGCTCTCTTTTTAGTTTCTGCTTTGTGTTCGGTTTCACTACTTGCCAAAGCAGCTTTTACATTCTCAAGAGCTTCTGGTGTAATTGTCTGTGCATCTCTTTGGAACAATTGATGTGCCTGCCAATAAATACAACCGaatcaaacaacaatgaaGATACCAACTTTCTaccttaaacctaaacttGGCAgaaatttcacaaaacaagtaaaatcaaatccaaagaaCAAATCTTTAACTGTAAAACATGTGAGATCCATGAGTGACAAGCATTACACAATCATAACGAGAAACttcaatatcaaaaacaacattaaaCCCCTAAAATCAAAGGAGAGAGATTTCGCAAACCCTAATTCGAACCCAGAATCATAAATACACAACGCCACGAATCAAACTCCTGATTTTTCAAATCCAACTAACCTGTTGGTACTGAGGGTAAGCGTAGACGGCAGGAACCGGTCCAACAGGCTGAGGATAGACCGTAGCTCCGGGAATGGATGCCACAGGCGCCGGTACAGCAGGCGAAGGCGCCGCCGCGTAAGGCTGTGGAGGCTGATACGGAGCGGAATAGTAAGAATTAGCTGCGTATGTGTACTGAgacgaggaagatgaagaagaagaacctgaaGATGGTGGGATTGACATCGGAGAAGCAAATCGCCGAATCGCAAAATCGAAAcctcaaattttgtttattctttttttttaatttgttttcccaCTTAAATTGGAAATTTACGGTTTTCTAATTATTGGGCTGAGGCCCAATAGTATCTTCACAAAAAGCCTATGGGTTCCTAAATCAGACGAGACTACACCAATAGACGATCAATTGAGAACGTGGCTAAACCGGATTAAACCTGGTTCAATGTTATTCACTAAGTAGTTTAAACCATTTTACCAACAACTTTTCTGGTagcttttaagttttaaccagagaatctgaaaatatttttgaaattcttaGAAATATTGCACAAGTACTACATTTATATAAACGACGACTCTGTTCAAAAATGTGCAAGAGGATCAGAAATAAATCCAAAAGACTGTATAACAAGGGCCCTCCCAAATAGGGAATAACCACATGTGGTGCtaaattatgcaaaaaaaatcataatcttacaacaaaatgtttaaataataatatttcttaCAGCTACATTCAAAGCCTACCTCGTACGGACacatcattttcatttgtcCACGTTTCTTAGTCCCCTATTAGCCTGAGCCAATGTCGACGAAACTCGTCCATACGATTTTAAACTCTTGCCTTGAGTGCCCCGAGACCAAACTGTTCTATTCTACGTTGCTTTTATTGAAGGGGGAACCACATTACAGAGATGAGCGCAAAACCGGTTACATCACTGTTTGGTAATCAATTCCAATTCGTGTAACATCAATTTATACATCTCATATACTATTTGTCAATGCAAGTTAAAAATTCGAACTCAGAGTTTCAACTATAGTTACagataataatttaaatagaTTTATAACATCTTTCAACAAAAATTGTCGACAATGCATATCACAAGTTCACAGCCCACAGATCCAAAACGGTAGGTCACTACATTTAAATGTCACTGTTGGTAAAAGCAAAGAGCATCCGATCAATATGTTAACAGCGACGTTTCTGAATTTAAAACACAAGCGAAAAAAGGAATCAATccgtttaatatttttgtcttttttacaGAATATTATATGAGTTTGAAATCGATAGTGACATatcaaacacataattttGTGAGAAATATGTTCTGatgaaaatttttaatattctaaAATTGTCAAATCGACGTTCCGCTAATAACAAATTGGGAAGAAATTTGTGTAACAAGATTAGCTGTCATCAATAATTGAAACTATGAtcatattttgtctttttgcaATTATAGATGCGTTTTAGATTTGcctttcaaatttcaattttgtgcAACATTCTCTCACACACTCATGTTTAGTCAAACATCATATTGGGGAAAATATactaaaccaataaaataCACATTTCGATATTTTTCTCTTAGCTATGCGGCCGAAACAAGAAGTTAACGGTGAACACATTAATGacatggagatgaagaaaatcCGTAAATATATTAGACAAAATATATGTATCAAAAATAATCTGAAGAAATATAGCCGTTTAATTTAtcagaaaaataattgtaCGTTAAGCTTCACGTTTGAGTggatgaaattgaaatttataagtaTATGTTCATGCATAGTATAAACCCTAACAAGTAACTAGTATATTATATTCATAATTATGACCTTACAGAAATATTAAATCTAACAGAAGTCGTCATATGATATCGATCGATATATCACTTAATTAATATCCAAGCTGACAACAAATATCACTTCATGTTCATGATTcgaattttataaaatctcgattatcatcaattcatcatctagacaatataatatataaaagaggCCATGacataatcatatataagCCAAATAAAATCCAagttcttttcatttattgattataagaaaaacaaaacaataggTCTAATTAAGAAACAATGATATAAATTAACAGTGGGTGGAGGAGAATAGGGATTGCGTTACACGAATACAAAGGTTGATACGTAGATATAAATAGCTAGATGCGAGCATACATAAAGTTATACGACATTATTGAGTTGCACCGTGGTGGTAATTAGCCATCATAGACTGACCTTGCTCCTGCTGTGGCTGCTGGGGTAAAGGCGGTTGGGACTGTGGTTGGGACTGAGTTATTTGCTTGTTGTTGACccttttcctcttcttctcatagCTAACACCACGTGACTTAGCCTGGAAATCTCTAACCTCCCTGAGGAAAATCCTGACGGACCGTGAGCCAAAAGGGCTAGTCTCGGGAGCGCCACCGTTCTCCTCGTAGGCTGCACGGAGACGACCAATGAGGGCGTCGAGTGAGCCCCAGGCTTGTCGGAGAGGACAAGGACAAGGAGCCGGTGGATTTGGGAGGCCAAAGAAGGCGCAGTTTTGGTGGTGGACTTTGGTTTTGCCGAATTGGTCAAGGTAACGCAGAAAATCGAGGACGTGTGCGCCACTGCAAGAAGCTAGAGAGAGCGGTGGATGGTGGTTTCTGAGGTATTGGCAGAAAGTGTTCCAGTCACGGCGTTTCTGGTTCTCGTAGCGGCTAGAGGAAGgtggagaagaaaaggaagaagggGTTTGCGTCGAGAGACTGGTATTAGGGTTTCTGTTGTTGTGGTTTTGAGAGATCAAATCCATAGCTTTTTAGATATGTTTccaaattagggttctttCTCCAGATCGAGTTGAGTGATTTAGGGCAAAGATTAGGTTTTAagttatttataataaataactttttctggttaaaggatatatataataaataactaaaaagagagatagaatTAGCACTTGGCTACTTCCTTGTACTGCAAAGTGGTGAGGTAGGTGCTACAAAAAAGGATAGATtcagtgatgatgatgttgttcaAATATGGTGAGGCAAAGAGGAACAACCTGCAAAATAAGAAGAGACCTCTTGCTTTTTTGCAAGATGAGAGATATAagtagaagaaatcaaagtgagattttttctttctttctccttttctactgttgtcttttgtgtttttcctcttttctACTATAGAATGAGAAGATGGATAGAAAAATACAGACACAAATGTCCATATATATAGCTGCATAAACATCATAATAGGTCatttatagagaaagagaaagagatgagagtCGTGAGACTGATCATCagaaatcatatattttccatttaagacacaaaaaaaggaagagaaattAAAGAGGAGAAAGGGACTTATTGTTTTACACAGTGTATAAAAAGGTAACTCTATAGATGAGacttgagagagagacagagaccAATGGGTCGTctgaagaaagagacaaatatttgtatgattttttatctgtcactatttttcttactttttatttttcaatccGTGATTCCGGACACAAACTATTAGCACATGAGGAATAATCGGATtataaagaataaattattGGGTTATAATTggttatttatatgtataagtGAATTTGATGAAAGAGTTTTCTACTTCTTGGTTAAAGGTTTTCATTTGTAAACCAAGAAAATCGATTCAAATACAACCTTATTCTGAATGAAGATTCAAATACAACCTTACACATGTCCAACGAGTGAAATTACTTAAAATAATAAcgccttctcttctcttcacgaGTGaaatattttctgaaataTATCGAAAGCAATTAATCAATGAATGAATAAAGCGTagcaaagaaattaaaaatatcaaagcaCATATCAGTAGATGAAAGCAAACTACATACCTCAAAGCAAGAGAGTACATATTCCACGTCGACGTCTGAGATTTGGTGGTGTAGAACAATCCTGATTCTGTATTAAGAGACCATAAACTCCAAGTTACCATTAATTACATCCAAATTAAATTCCAGTTTTATCTTATTCTATGTGGTATTACATGATcataaaaatgtaatatatatatcatatgtACGCGTACCTGAATGTAGCTTGGGGTATGACAAGCACACCGACATCTTCCAAGCTCTTACATGCCTCTTCTGCTCCAAATTTTGGATCTTCTGGTATGTCTACGTATATCTGCATATACGAGTTTGTTAtatacgaaaaaaaaaaaaaactcgtaACCGTTCAATCCGGTTCAGTTCTTAACCAACCAATCATTCATTTCAAACACTTACGATGTTGGTTTCCACAGCTGCAACGTTCACTCTTAACCGTTCAATCCGGTTCAGTCCTTCTGGTGatgaagaaaaccaaaatggaAATCA from Arabidopsis thaliana chromosome 3, partial sequence includes these protein-coding regions:
- a CDS encoding RNA-binding (RRM/RBD/RNP motifs) family protein (RNA-binding (RRM/RBD/RNP motifs) family protein; FUNCTIONS IN: RNA binding, nucleotide binding, nucleic acid binding; INVOLVED IN: biological_process unknown; EXPRESSED IN: 24 plant structures; EXPRESSED DURING: 15 growth stages; CONTAINS InterPro DOMAIN/s: RNA recognition motif, RNP-1 (InterPro:IPR000504), Nucleotide-binding, alpha-beta plait (InterPro:IPR012677), RNA recognition motif-related (InterPro:IPR015464); BEST Arabidopsis thaliana protein match is: oligouridylate binding protein 1B (TAIR:AT1G17370.1); Has 13292 Blast hits to 10995 proteins in 692 species: Archae - 0; Bacteria - 989; Metazoa - 6848; Fungi - 1697; Plants - 2705; Viruses - 0; Other Eukaryotes - 1053 (source: NCBI BLink).), giving the protein MSIPPSSGSSSSSSSSQYTYAANSYYSAPYQPPQPYAAAPSPAVPAPVASIPGATVYPQPVGPVPAVYAYPQYQQAHQLFQRDAQTITPEALENVKAALASSETEHKAETKKRAIPRKAAGQSWEDPTLSEWPENDYRLFCGDLGNEVNDDVLSKAFARFPTFNMAKVIRDKRTGKTKGYGFVSFLNPADLAAALKEMNGKYVGNRPIKLRKSSWKERTDQEAAERQKHHSNKKQKTVKKSILHK
- a CDS encoding RNA-binding (RRM/RBD/RNP motifs) family protein, producing MSIPPSSGSSSSSSSSQYTYAANSYYSAPYQPPQPYAAAPSPAVPAPVASIPGATVYPQPVGPVPAVYAYPQYQQAHQLFQRDAQTITPEALENVKAALASSETEHKAETKKRAIPRKAAGQSWEDPTLSEWPENDYRLFCGDLGNEVNDDVLSKAFARFPTFNMAKSTVMHLQTKTHSMFRTEHG
- a CDS encoding RNA-binding (RRM/RBD/RNP motifs) family protein, encoding MSIPPSSGSSSSSSSSQYTYAANSYYSAPYQPPQPYAAAPSPAVPAPVASIPGATVYPQPVGPVPAVYAYPQYQQAHQLFQRDAQTITPEALENVKAALASSETEHKAETKKRAIPRKAAGQSWEDPTLSEWPENDYRLFCGDLGNEVNDDVLSKAFARFPTFNMAKVTVYISPPFRL
- the LSH2 gene encoding LIGHT-DEPENDENT SHORT HYPOCOTYLS-like protein (DUF640) (LIGHT SENSITIVE HYPOCOTYLS 2 (LSH2); FUNCTIONS IN: molecular_function unknown; INVOLVED IN: biological_process unknown; LOCATED IN: chloroplast; EXPRESSED IN: 12 plant structures; EXPRESSED DURING: 4 leaf senescence stage, petal differentiation and expansion stage; CONTAINS InterPro DOMAIN/s: Protein of unknown function DUF640 (InterPro:IPR006936); BEST Arabidopsis thaliana protein match is: Protein of unknown function (DUF640) (TAIR:AT5G28490.1); Has 309 Blast hits to 309 proteins in 18 species: Archae - 0; Bacteria - 0; Metazoa - 12; Fungi - 0; Plants - 297; Viruses - 0; Other Eukaryotes - 0 (source: NCBI BLink).), with the translated sequence MDLISQNHNNRNPNTSLSTQTPSSFSSPPSSSRYENQKRRDWNTFCQYLRNHHPPLSLASCSGAHVLDFLRYLDQFGKTKVHHQNCAFFGLPNPPAPCPCPLRQAWGSLDALIGRLRAAYEENGGAPETSPFGSRSVRIFLREVRDFQAKSRGVSYEKKRKRVNNKQITQSQPQSQPPLPQQPQQEQGQSMMANYHHGATQ